In Setaria viridis chromosome 5, Setaria_viridis_v4.0, whole genome shotgun sequence, the genomic stretch CTCTTTGTGTTCTGTCAAGTTTCTTTTGTATTGACGACTTATTTTGGTCATGATATTGCAGGAGGGCCTACTCTGtggccgcggccatggcgaaGGGAGCCGGGCGGAGGGCCGACgagaagaaggcggcggccaAGCGCGTGATGGGCAAGAAGGAAGTGAACACCGCGGCCGCAGTGGCGGAGGAGAAGACGGCGTGGGTGCCGGACCCGGCGACCGGGTACTATTGCCCGGCCGGTGGCGCCAAGGAGGTGGATGCGGCGGAGCTCCGCGCCAAGCTGCTGACGCAGGCCGCAAACTGATGAATCAAGGTCACTTATTTGTCCAGCATGGGTTACCAGTCGTCGAGCTAGCATATCTTGCTTTGCTTTAAGAGCCGCGCTCGTTGATCGCTGGGCTTTGTGGCCAAGAGCATGAGGGTGCTGTATCTCCGCAGCATGGTCGAATCGTCGGTGACTACTCCATCTAGGCACCATATTTACATATATGATGCGTATATAGCTTCCCTGTAACATCCGGTTAAGCTTTGGAGATGTGTAATATTTTCTGCAATCTTCTTGTCTGGCTCGTCACCTTCTTGACTATAATACGGAGTCCAGAAGGACAGAACCAAACGTGGCAAGTTGTGTTTTCCTTTATCGTTCATGGCTAATTTCAGTTTGGTCTGTTAAGTTCATTCTACAATATGATTGAAAACTTTCACTATTCCTTCGAACCGTGTATGCATTTACTGCTGGAGTTTTTTGTCCATACAAATGCACGTCTGAATATTTTACTCCTACTGAACTTCTTTTTATCTCTTCTTTACGAATTGGTTTCATGCTGACCTGGAGGACAGTTCTGAAAACATTTACACGACAAGAGATGAGGTGAGATCTGCCTTTTCAAGGTCATGCATGCCAACGGCATGCATCGGTCGCTGATACTCGTgccttttaaaaatattaaatgttTATTTGAATCTGTCACCATCAGACCATCACCATCTGAAATATATGTTGTTGAGTAATAGTTCTCAAATAAAAACTGGCGGATCGGCTCCATATTTATGCAACACGCATTTTTCTTTTACAAATTGCAAGCTGACGTACCGGCGCACGTCCGGATCATATTTGTCAGCTTTGTTTAAAAGCAAGGGCAGGGGCATTTTGCTTTCATGCGCCACGTAATGGTGTCGCGCATAAACTGGAAACATATAAAACAGAATTATATAATATGATTGTCTCCACCACCAACTCtcttttcacatttttttttgaaataaaacattttttatttttgtgcagTCCATAATTCATATTCGTATGGCTGGCCACGTGGATTGTTGACTAATTGATTAATTACTGTTTCTTTGTTGTTTGGCTCATAACCGTGTTGTTgtataagagcatctccagcagttccctaataaatatttcccaataactagttaatagggATATTTCAATATCCATTTCATTGTTACTGGGAGAGTTActtttgcagtctcccaataatctcatccgaatccaactaccgtattgaGAGAGTCACAACTTCTTTATTTAGGGAACAttggggtgaattattgggttgtcTCAATAATTATTGAGAAAAGGGAAATGTAAAGAGAGATTGCTGAAGCACTATTTTTTTACCAACTCTCCTAATATAGTGCTAAAGATGCTCTAAGAGCAAACATTATTGCTACCGTGCAACCAAAATCAGGGAGTTTAGTACTAGTAATAAAATACTACTTTCAGTTGGTCGGGATATCACATAGCCTGCAAATATTCTTTCCTAGACCCAGGTTGTCGCATGCAAATATTCTGTATCCACCAGAATTTAGGATAACCTTGTATATTTTGTGGGCCATATGCTAAACCACTATTTGCCGAGAAATAATAATGCAAATGAATTTTGTACCTCCAACCACCTTATCCCAAGCACCCAATGCAAGCTAGGTTTCATGCTTTGACTTGGTGTTTTCCTAACTGTCCATGCCAAAATTTTCCTTGATAATGACATGAAGAACACGTACAAAGATCAGTATGATATACAGCATGACAGAGTGCTTATTTTTCATCTTGATCCAAAACACTGAAGCACGATTTTTTAGGACAACAACTGTGTCCAAGATGTCTAACAAATGCTGAATTAATGGATGCCTGAATCTGAACTTCTCCCCTCGTCGTTTCAACTGTGTGCATGACCGCGATAAGAAAAAATTGTGCGCATGACTGAATCCTTCACTTCACTGGTCTGCTATTGGCGAATTGCTTTCTTGTGAATTGGAGGCATAGTTCACAAATAGATAAAATCCGTTTACTATTTGAAGCTGTCAGCCTGTCACTCTCTCTACCAACTCTGTATAAAAGCTAGGATAGCAGGGAAATTCTGCTTTTCTACGTGTGGCTTGGCCTCCGCCTACTCTCTCTTTCGGCATATCATTTTTGTGGAGTAGCACAATTCGCATTGATATCTAAATTCTGCTGGTCAAGTGGATTTGCTGATGGATGGAGCACATGTTGATATTGGTTCGGAGAACCGCTGTCCCGATCGTGTTGTTTCTGAAAATATCGAAAAGAAGAGGTGGAGCACATTTCGTATACTTCTTGTTGCTAGACTTAATTAGAATAACGGGAGCTTAATTTCTCTAGGTGTCAACGTCTAAATACAAGTTGGATGGACCATCCATGGAAATATAGGAGCTGAATGGCATGTTCCCTTTGCACTCAATCCGAATACAGAAATGAAGTTCCAAACGATTCCATAGGTTAGGCAAAGCCGCATCTCTATAATCCTCCATGTGCACGCTATTCTCCCACTGAATGTAGAACAAAAATATATCCTAATTATTGGTCCAGGTAATTATATATGTAAAGacataattaaattatataaaGCATGTAGCTAGCTAGAATCATTGGCTGTAGGCATTCAATCTTTTGGATGTTGAGGCtggatgttttttttccttaatctaaaaaaatgtaGCTAGAATCATGGCGCTCGTGAACAAAACGACCTGTCTCCATCGTGGCAGCTAGCTACTGTGTATCGGCAGCATGTTCGTTCTAGTGCGCTACCGAACGTTCGGCGCCACAGAACGGACCTGCATACGATTCTTGTTGGCGTTCACCCTTTTATTTGGCGGATACGTTCATGCATTCGGTCTCCCTGATAGCGGCTCTACACTGCGGTTACCATTACCATTATCAGAGGTCACAACAATGTTAATTAGGCAACTACCAGCAGCTATAAGTGTTGTCTGGTTCATTCGTGAaggaggagaggcgcaaggagAAACAAAAGATAGCTGGTACCTGATCGATTTGATAAGTCAGTTACCTCCTGAATAGGTCGAAGAACACATGGCAAAGGTGGTGGCTTCTCACGGAATCCAGACCCAACACAACTTGCCCGCCACGGATTCGGTCTTGTCCATGATGATCTTTTGTGGCGAACTTTTATGTGTGTGGTTCCGGTGGAATGTAAGGATTAAGTACGGATATTTTATTTTGAGAATTAGTGCTATTCTACCGGCTTAGCTTATTATGATCTCTTCTTGTTAAAAAAAACCATGGGGCTCTTATGTATAGGAGGCATATAGTTTGGACAAAATTGAAGTTCTCCGGCCATCGAAATCCACTCACCAGCTATATCAATATAGGTGGCAGTAAAATCCGATAAATTTCTAGTACAAGTCCTACATCTCGATCATATAGTGACATCGGGTAGCAACAAGCTACAAGCCAAGAAGGGCCCAAGGACCATGAGCAGGGACAGCGGATAAAGGTGAGTCTCTAGTTTGGATAAATTCAAATCAAATCTGAAAATGTAGCGGCAAAACACCTTGTGCGGTTGTCAATCATCAGCCGCATCGGCAGGTAGTGGCTGCGCAGAGAAGATCCGCACGCGAAGAAAGGAAGCCTTCCCTGTCGAGACGGCACACCATTCCTTTACAGTTTACACACAGGGGAGACCATTAGATTTCTTCCAATGGTAGATAACGCTTTCAATGACCTGACTCTTAGCACAAAGCtcataatataatataaatgaTCATACACGTCATCCCCACGTAATTTTGAAGCACGTGTATGAAAGTATCTCTTAATCAAGAGATAACTCTTCTCTCTTCTATtaaaatataagaaaatattCTATCTCTTCtattaaaatatgagaaaatattCTATAAAGGAGAAGATCTTGTAATCCACGGCGCTCATCACACACCTTTTCTCGGCTCCACTCGGCCGTGCGCGCCGCCACAAAAACGGACGGGCGTCGCCGTCAGGGAATCCAGACCTACCGGCCGGcagggcgccgcgcgcgcgcatgTTCAGAGCTGCACGTAAAGAAGCTTTTGTTTCGTATGGCCATCTGGCCTTGCCCCTTGGACGTGTCCCAAGGGCCTTCGTCGATTCCGTGGCCATCATCATTTGGCCCCTTCCGTCTCCGTTGCGTCGTGTCTCCCGCGACCTCTATAAAAGGAGACACCCTGCAGCATCTAACCTCACGTCTCAAGCAAGTTACTACAGGAAAAGAAGACGGTTTTTAGAGAGACTTTAGAGCTTCGAAACTGTGATTCGGTCCTGAACTCCTGCTTTTTCCATGGAGAGAATTGCGTCAagcttcgccgccggcctcctttTTTCGCAAAGGTCAGGCAGTTCTGTGCCATGTTAAGATGAATATAACGCAAATGCATGTTTACGCGAATTCTTCAATGTCTCGCTCTCGCATCGTCGGCGTATGGACTAATGAATTCTTGTGGTGATGGCACACGATGGCGTGCAGGAGGGGGTACTCCGTGGCCGCGGCCGTGGTGAAGGGGCCCGGGCGTAAGGCCGTGGAGAAGGTGGCGAAGCGCGTCATGGGCAAGAAGGAGGTGAACACGACGGCTGCCTCGCCGGAGAACACCCCGTGGGTGCCGGACCCCGTCACCGGTTACTACCGCCCGGCGGGCGGCACCATGGAGGTGGACGCCGCGGAGCTGCGTGCCATGCTGCTCCCGCAGAGGGTCGCCATCGCCAGCTGATCGATCGGTCCAGATGGCTATGGCTTAGCTCGCTTTAGTTAGGATCTCCATGCGCTCGTTGATCGCCGGGCAACGAGGCCTAGAGGTTTGGATGGAAAGAAATGACCTCATTTTCAAGGGAGTCCCACCAAGCCTAAACTCAATGAGGATCCGATTCAAACAAGAATTTGCTCTAGTTATACTTAGAGCAAAGATGCTGCTTCAACCTTCAATGTCTTGATGACTAGACACTACATTGTAACCCAGATGATgatgttttgtttctttttcgtTTCGTAAACACTTGTTAAACTATTATGTACCGTTACTTCAATATATTAATATAATAAGTAGGGGGCAACCCCtcctgtttcaaaaaaaatgagacCTAGAGGCTAGATGCTAGAGCGAGGGTGCTGTGTCTTTGAGGTATAATGTAGGTTGCGAGTGCTTCAggactccctccgtcccaaattataggtcattttggctacTTTATATTCATAaaattttgttatgcatttagatgtaccc encodes the following:
- the LOC117855509 gene encoding late embryogenesis abundant protein Lea5-A: MERIASSFAAGLLFSQRRGYSVAAAVVKGPGRKAVEKVAKRVMGKKEVNTTAASPENTPWVPDPVTGYYRPAGGTMEVDAAELRAMLLPQRVAIAS
- the LOC117854802 gene encoding protein SENESCENCE-ASSOCIATED GENE 21, mitochondrial, which gives rise to MERVASGCVSLLAQRRAYSVAAAMAKGAGRRADEKKAAAKRVMGKKEVNTAAAVAEEKTAWVPDPATGYYCPAGGAKEVDAAELRAKLLTQAAN